The Devosia sp. 1566 sequence CCGTCGGCCCACCGGTGCGCACCGAACACATGGTGCAGGCCCGTCCGGTACAGGATCCGCAGGGGGTCGTCGCAGCAGCGTTCAGCCAGCTGCCGCGCCAGTCGGGGCTGGCCGCTCCCGCCGGCGTCAATGTGGGGGTCGCTGCAACAGTCGCCGTTTCGGCGCTGACCTTGAGGGCTGCAGGTGTCGCTGCGCTCGACTTGTCTTCCCGGCCCAAGTTGGCACTGGCTGCAGTTGCCTGGGCAAGATCGGGCGCGCTGCCCGTCGGCAGTTCCACCGAGCCGGCTGCAGCCATGGCCACTGCTGCCGGCGGCAACATAGGTGTTGGCTTACTCGCGGAACTGTCCCGGGCGGACGGAGCTAAGTTGGACGGGGACACCTCGGCACTTGGCAGCAGAATGGGCTTTCCCGCTTGGGAAAAATACGTTTCCTTATCGGTATTTGCACCGAGGTTTTGAAGTCTGTTCGGTCGATGCTGCATCGCGCCGGACGCGGCAGTTCCGACGGAGCTCGCGGCATTGCCCGCCCGGTAGCTGGTGCTTGCGCGTTCGCCTGCCTTGAATCGGGAAACCGGGCTGCCGAACATTGCGCTGCCGCCCGACGCACCCTGGTAACGGGCCGTCGACTGGCTGCCGCCGTTGCTGCGATAGGATTTCATGTCAGCCCGCCAAATGCTTGAAGACCATGAAAATTGCATGCGTGGCCGTAAGCCGAAATCAACCGAAGGATTGCTCGCGCCTAGCTCACATTGCAGCCTGATCCGGAAAGATACGCAGGTTGCACCACGCAGGTCCGCTCGGAGCGGCGCCACTACTCCTAGCCCGTTCCGGTGATTGCATCGCCGCCCGCACTATTCCTAGCATCGGCTGTTCGACCGAGCTCCGCTTGAGGGGCCGTTAGCAGGAGCACCGCCTTGAAGATTCTGGTCTTTGCGCACAAGCTCGAGGTCGGCGGCACCCAGGTTAACGCCATCGAGTTAGCCGCCCAGATGCGCGATGCGCATGGCCACGATGTCGTGCTTTTCGCCGTGCCCGGTCCCATGGTCGCGCTCGTCGAGGACAAGGGGCTTCGCTATATCCCCGCCCCGACCGGCGCCGGTTATTCCCCTAGGCGGATGCGAGCGTTATATCGGCTAGCCCAAGCCGAGCACCTCGACCTCATCCATGTCTGGGATGCACCGCAATACCTGGAAGCGATGTTTGCCGTCCACCTTTGGACGCGGGTGCCCATGGTGGTCACCTCCATGGCCATGGTGGTGAACAACGAGTTCCCCCGGCACATCCGGACTACTTTCGGGACGCCCGACCTCGTGGCCCAGGCTGTGCGCTCCGGCCGCCGGGCAAGCCCGCTCTTGCCGCCGGTGGATACCGACTTCAACCAGCCCGACCCCGCGCAAGGCCAGGACTTTCGCGAACGCCACTCCTTCTCGGAGAGCGACATTGTTCTCGTCACCGTCAGCCGTCTTGTGCACTGGATGAAAGCCGAAAGTCTGCGGGATACGATCGAGGCCGTCCGCAGCCTAGGTCACGATCTGCCCCTGCACTTCGTGATCGTTGGTGACGGCACCGCCCGCCCCGAGATCGAAGCGCTATCCGAAGAGGTCAACCGCGAACTCGGCCGCACCGCCGTGCATGTGATCGGCCCGATGCTCGATCCCCGTCCCGCCTATGCTGCGGCTGACATCGTCATCGGCATGGGCGGATCCGCTTTGCGTGGCATGGCTTTCGCCAAGCCGGTTATCGTAGTGGGCGAACAGGGGTTCTCCGGCGCTTTCACGCCCGAAACGGCACCGAGTTTCCTCCAGATGGGCATCTATGGCCTTGGCGACGGCCAGTCCGGCCGCGCGCAACTAACCCGGCATATCGCCGAGCTTGCGGCCGCCCCCGAACGTCTTGCCGAACTGGGCGCGTTCGGCCGAGCCTTTGTCACCCGCAATTTCAGCCTGGCCCAGGTCGCGAGCGATCTGCACCAACTCATGGCCGATTGCGTCGTCGCACAGCCGAGCTTTGGGCAATTTGCGGCCGACATGACGCGCACAACCGCGCTGTTCGTCGCGCATCGGCTTCTTCCCTATCAATGGCGCGCCCGGCTCAGCTGGGCCAAGTCCAGGCACCGCCAGCAACTGCTAACCTCCGTCCAGTTCCGGGGGCAGGCTTCGGCGACCCTCGACTTGCCGACTAACCCGACTGCACCAAGCCAAGGCGCTGGCCCGCCAGCGTAACCCCGCCGCGGAGTTTCCGGCTCAAGCTTTCAAGAACCGTCATCGTGCTGGGCGGATAATGAGCAATGCTGGCCAGCAACAGGCGCCGCGCCATTCTGGGTTTGCCGGTCTTGAACAGGACGCGGGCCGCGTTACGCATGATGGCAGCCTTTTGCCGCGGATAACGCTGCAGCAGTTGCTTGTTGTTCTTGGCGATCAGCAACTCGCCCAGCATCTGGCGGCGCGAGTTCATCGAGATGCTGTCACCCGACACAAACCCTAGCACTGCGGCGTCTGTATGCTCGAAAATCTTGGTGTGCTGCGCCAGCCGAACCGCAAATTCCCAATCCTCATTGGCCCGGGCCCGCTCATCGAACCAAGGGCCTGGCGGCATGCAGTCGGCCCGGAACAGCGCGCACTGAACGCTTAGCCGGTTCTCATCGAGCAGGCGGCCCACCTGGTCACCAACTGCGGGCAATCGCCCCTTGGGCGAGGGCGTCACCGAAACATAGCCCGGCCCGTAACGGAGCCGGTCATCCCGTCCATAATAGATCTTGGGGCCCGTAACCGCACCGAACTCGGCTTCAAGCCCTGCCAACAGCACAAGCTGCCCCTCGAGTTTGCCCGGCAGCCACAGATCATCGCTATCCTGAAAGGCGATGAACGCGCCGCGCGCTTCGGCAATCCCGCTATTGCGCGCCGCTCCGGCGCCGCCATTGACCGGCCGGCGAACCAGCCGCACCCGTGGGTCATCGATCTGCTGCACCAGCGCCGCGATATCCTGGGTAGAGGCGTCGTCTACGACGATGACTTCGAGATCCTGGAACGACTGGGTCAACACCGAACCCATCGCGCTGGGCAAACTATGGGCTCGATTGAAGGTCGGCAGGATAACCGAGATGAGTGGCATGAATGCGCTCTGCTTGATCTTCGGCGCGACCCAACTCGGCCGCGCGTCTCCGTGCTGGCGACAGTAAGGAGTTCACCCCCGCTAGGGAGGCTACCCAAAGGACAGCTGACCCAAACCATTGGGCGTAACCCACGGTGCCGCCTACATCGAACCACGGATCGATGTTGACGCTTCACCCTGATTGCTGAGGTGAAAAACCGTTGGAGACCAACAAGGATAACAACCAGTTCCGACCCTTGCTGTCATGGCGCGGACACTGGACTTGCGTTTAACGGAGACACTGAATTGAACGCGATCGCTGAACCGGCCGAGCGGCTGGCCATCATCATAGTGGCCTACAACAGTGCCGATGCCCTGCCCGGCTTGCTCGACTCGATCCAGCAGCACCGCACCGAAGTCGCACGACTGGACGTTGTTGTGATCGACAACGATTCCCACGATGACTCCGTCGCCATTTCCCAGGCCCATCCTGTGGGTGCTATTGTCGTGCCAACCCGCCGCAATGGCGGCTATGCGGCCGGCATCAATATCGGTGCGGCCCTGGCCGGACCTGAGGCGCACCTGCTGATCCTCAACCCGGACACCAGGCTCCAGCCTGGCACCATGCGCCTCTTGCTCGAGCGTATCGCCGATCCGCGGATTGGGGTTGCCGTGCCCAAGCTGCTCCACGACGACGGCACCCTCGCCGCTTCGCTGCGGCGCGAGCCCTCGGTGATCACCGCCTGGTCCGACGCTTTGGTCGGCACCGCCGTTGCTGCCCGCATGGGCTTGGGTGAAATCGTCGCCAGCAAGGACCTTTATGAAAAGGGCGGGGAAATCGAATGGGCCAGCGGCGCCGCCTTGCTGGTCTCGGCCGAGGCGCGCCGCGCCGTCGGTGAATGGGACGAGTCCTTCTTTCTTTACAGCGAAGAGGTCGATTATCTCCGCCGCGTCCGGGTCGCAGGCTTTACCCCGGCCTATGTCGCGCAAGCCCATGTCACCCATAAGGGCGGCGCCTATCATGAGAGCACCTATCTCTCGGCGCTGATGACCACGAACCGCATCCGCTACTTCCGCCGCCATCATGGTCCGCTGGCCACTTGGGCCTTCCGGATGGCGCTGATTGTGGGCTCCACCATGCGCACGCCCCTTGGCCGCGGCCACCGTGCCGCCCTGCGTGCCGCCCTAGCCGGCTAGCTGGAACCGGCCAGCCGCACGCTTAACTGCCCGGCCTCGAGCTCGTCATAGATCGCCTCGATCCGCGCGATACGGGCGGACCACAGGCCAGTTGCCTTGACGTGGTGGTAGGCCGCCTGCCCCATCCGCGCGCGCTGCTCGGGATCGCCGGCCAGCTGCCGAATCGCAGCGGCAACTTCCCGGGCCAGGTTCTCGGGCGTGCTCGCCTGCAGCCGGATCGCACATTGGGGCGAGACCGCGTTCCCCGGCCCTCCTCGGTCCACCACGATCAAGGGCAGCGAATAGGACATGGCTTCCAACGCCACATTGCCACCAGGTTCGCGATAGCTTGGAAATACGAACAGATCAGCATTGCGATAGAAGGCGTCGAGCTCGGCCCTGGCCTGCCAGCCATGAAAGGTAATGCGGCTGGACACACCCATCTCCCCCGCCAGTGCCTCGCAAATCGGCTGCTCGGGGCCCGTGCCCACCACGTCTAGCGTCACCGCAACGTCACTCAGCAACTGCATGGCCCGGACAATGTCGCGCACGCCTTTGGTGCGCACCAGCCGCCCCACAAACAGCAGCTTGACGGTGGACCCCCGGTCCGTCCGGACAATTGGTTCGGGCACCTGCTCAAGGGCCGTTTCGCTCATGAACTCGAGCCGCTTCAACGACAACTCCGCCAGCGTCTCGCCCACATAGGGTGCAATGCCCAGCACGCAATCGGCACTTTCATAAGAGGCGCGCAGCAACGGATCGAACTGCAGGCGATACCGGTCCATCCCCCGCAGTCGCATGAACCAGGGATTGCTGCCTTCTTCCTCCGCAAAGCCAGGCGGCGACGCCAGCGCACCCCCAACGGGGCCGATCACCAGCGGAATGCCCAGCCCCGCCGCTGGCGACGGATAGCGCATGGCCACCGGCGTTGGCTGATGGGCGACATCGAACTGCTCCCCCCGTGCCAGTGCCGTTTTGATCCAGCGGCGCGCGCGAAAATAGAACGGTACATAACTCGGCTTGAGCATGCTGTTGAGCCGCTCGGCACGGGTGAACAGCGCCATTTCCGGCCACTCGATCACCCGCAGCCCCGGCAACTGCTCGGCCGCAGGGCGAGCATTGCGCTTGTGATAGGTCAGCAGCGTCACCTCTGCCCGCTCCGCTAGCCGTGACGCCCACTGGAACGCAACCCAGGCTTCACCGACATCCGCGCCATCGCAAGTTGGCGCAACCAGCAACAATTTGCGACGACCCATCACGCTCTCCCGACCCCTCGCTGGGGAGGCGGCTCCGGACGGCCGTCTCTTGTTATCGACGGGCGAGCCGGCCGGGGATCACGCGGTGCCCGGCCCTCGCGAGCCGGCGCCACCGCCTCGACGCGGCTTCCCTCAGGCACATCCATCAGCCACAGCCCGCTGCCCATCAAAAACATGAACAAGACATAGGTCGCGTTCCAGTAGTGAACGGTCCACCCGACCACAAAGAACCCGGCCATGCAGATGAGGTATCCCATCCGATAGGAATACTCCCTGGGCGGCAAATTGCGCTTGCGGCCAACACCGATCGTGCTGCCCAGGAAAGCCATGAACATCATCAAGCTGGCGGGGATTCCGAACACGATGGCGGGATAGAGCCAGAACATGTCGATGCTCTGCGTCATCCAGGACGGGTGGTCCCACATCCCATAGCCGACGCCGAACCAGGGATGGTTCAGGGCCGATTCCGAGCCGAAATTCCAGATCAGGACGCGGTAATAGGCGGACTCCCCATCGAGCGCGATGGTGGACAGCAGCACATTGGGCAGCGGCCGCTTGGCGAAAAGCTCGATGGCGAGGAGCGCAAGGCCGATCATTACAAGCAAAATCGTCCAGCGTGCCTTGAAGGGCCGCAACACCCACCCCCACAACAGCAACAAGATTTGCGCAACGAGCCCACTCATCGGCCCGGCTGACAGCGAGGTGAAGGAGGTGAGCGCCACAAGGAAGGCGGTGCCCCAGCGGCGCCAAACCGGCCGCTCGTAACCCAAGACTGTAAAGCTGAGGGCCAGCGCGCTTCCGGTGCAGACACCAAAAAGGATCGGGTGATCAAGAACCGACTGCACCCGCTCCAGCCCCAGCCGCCCCGGCATCCTGAACTCGTTGATCGACGACATCACGGAAGAAAAGGTCCGCAACAGGATGTTCTGGCCTGTCACCGTTTCAATCAAAGCAAAGGGCAGCAGGAGGAGAATGGCGGTAACCAGTACCGCGCACATGCGGCGAAATTCCTCGGCAGTCCGGATCAGGGTTCGGGCAAGGAAATAGCTGCCCACCGTTTCCATGCCCTGCACGCCGCCGGACTGGAATCCCACATCGCCACCATGATTGACCCCAAGGCTGATCGCGCCCCAAAGCGCATATCCAAGCACGGCAAAATCGGGGAGACGTACCGGCCCCGCCCTGCCGCTCGCCCACAGCCACAAACAAGGAATGGCCGTCAGCAGCAGCAGGAGCCGGTAAGGGCTGATAACCAGCGCCCCCACATGGAACAGCCAGGGCACGAACAAGGAGAATAGCAGCACCGGAACCAGTGGGTTCAGACCCTTGACGCGATCTGCCAACGGGGGTGCTTCCCTCGCGCTCATGCGCGCGCCCTGATTTCGGGTTGCAGTGGACCGAAGCCCACTTGCGGTTCGCCCGGCCCCGGCAATTGCGACTTGTTCCATCAACCCTACCAGCAAGTCCCGGTCAGCCCCCGTCTTGCTGCAGACTAGAGAACCGCGTGACGCTCTCAACTACATCCTTCGGATCAGGCCCTCCTCCCGTGACAGCCTTGATTGGCTAATGCGGGCCGCCTTGTCCTCCTGAATGCTCGCACCTGGGACGCCTAGCATCTGCCGGCGCCGAACAAACTCGAGCAAGCGGAGGAACAAAGTGAACGTAAACAACCGTCTTGCATCGATGCTGGCTAGCTCCCGGTCGCACGCCCACAAGCTTGGCTGGGGCATGCGTTCGGTAGGGATCACGGCCACGCTCCGGGGGGCTGTGCGCTCCACCCTTCTCCATCTGCAGCGCCCGCAACACGCCCAGATCAAGCTCGCCTCCGGCCCCGTCATTGAGTTCGATTATCCCAGCCAGGTTCCCACGGCGCTCGTCATGTTCGGTGACCTGATCGATCCCGAATTCGCATTCCTGCGCCGCATTGCCCGGACAGACTGGATCGTCGCCGATATCGGCGCCGCTATCGGGCAGTTCGCGTTGTTTGCCGGCTGTCTGCCAGTTGCTTGCGTCCATGCCTTTGAGCCGAGCGGGGCCAATATCCGCACCCTGCAGCGCAACATCGAGCGCAATCGGCTCGCTGACCGCGTCCATATCCATCAGCTGGCGCTCGGTGAAGCCGAATATGAGGCGGTATTCGAAACCACTGACCACACCTGGGTCAGCCGTCTGGCCCAAAGCTCCGGCCATTCGGGGGCCGTAGAGCAAACCGAGACGGTGCAGGTGCGCACCCTCGCGGGAGAGCTCGAGCACCTCGGCGTTGACCATCTCTCCCTACTTAAGATCAACGTGGCTGGCTTTGAAACCGCTGTTCTAGCCGGCGCCGAACCGCTGCTCAGGCGCGGCGGCGCCGACATTCTGGTGCTGCTCCTCGGTCTCGCATCGCTGCCAGAATATGCCAAACTTGCGGGCTGGGGTTACCGCTTTTTCTACTTCCATCCGCGCGAAGCGGCCCTCTATGAGGTCACCCAGTTCGATGCTGCTGCCGTTCTCGATCATCGTCCCTGGCCAGCTCGCCACATCATCGCCATCCATAATGCGGCTCTGGCACGTGGCCTGATCGGCGACTTGGCCGTCAGAAAGCCCCATGCTGCCCCGGCAGCTCCCGAACCACGTGAGTTGGAGCTTTCATAATCCTTGCCTGTACTTAGATAGTACTCGGCAAGAAACAGAACGAATCAGGATCAAC is a genomic window containing:
- a CDS encoding glycosyltransferase family 4 protein, producing the protein MGRRKLLLVAPTCDGADVGEAWVAFQWASRLAERAEVTLLTYHKRNARPAAEQLPGLRVIEWPEMALFTRAERLNSMLKPSYVPFYFRARRWIKTALARGEQFDVAHQPTPVAMRYPSPAAGLGIPLVIGPVGGALASPPGFAEEEGSNPWFMRLRGMDRYRLQFDPLLRASYESADCVLGIAPYVGETLAELSLKRLEFMSETALEQVPEPIVRTDRGSTVKLLFVGRLVRTKGVRDIVRAMQLLSDVAVTLDVVGTGPEQPICEALAGEMGVSSRITFHGWQARAELDAFYRNADLFVFPSYREPGGNVALEAMSYSLPLIVVDRGGPGNAVSPQCAIRLQASTPENLAREVAAAIRQLAGDPEQRARMGQAAYHHVKATGLWSARIARIEAIYDELEAGQLSVRLAGSS
- a CDS encoding O-antigen ligase family protein; the encoded protein is MSAREAPPLADRVKGLNPLVPVLLFSLFVPWLFHVGALVISPYRLLLLLTAIPCLWLWASGRAGPVRLPDFAVLGYALWGAISLGVNHGGDVGFQSGGVQGMETVGSYFLARTLIRTAEEFRRMCAVLVTAILLLLPFALIETVTGQNILLRTFSSVMSSINEFRMPGRLGLERVQSVLDHPILFGVCTGSALALSFTVLGYERPVWRRWGTAFLVALTSFTSLSAGPMSGLVAQILLLLWGWVLRPFKARWTILLVMIGLALLAIELFAKRPLPNVLLSTIALDGESAYYRVLIWNFGSESALNHPWFGVGYGMWDHPSWMTQSIDMFWLYPAIVFGIPASLMMFMAFLGSTIGVGRKRNLPPREYSYRMGYLICMAGFFVVGWTVHYWNATYVLFMFLMGSGLWLMDVPEGSRVEAVAPAREGRAPRDPRPARPSITRDGRPEPPPQRGVGRA
- a CDS encoding glycosyltransferase family 2 protein, encoding MPLISVILPTFNRAHSLPSAMGSVLTQSFQDLEVIVVDDASTQDIAALVQQIDDPRVRLVRRPVNGGAGAARNSGIAEARGAFIAFQDSDDLWLPGKLEGQLVLLAGLEAEFGAVTGPKIYYGRDDRLRYGPGYVSVTPSPKGRLPAVGDQVGRLLDENRLSVQCALFRADCMPPGPWFDERARANEDWEFAVRLAQHTKIFEHTDAAVLGFVSGDSISMNSRRQMLGELLIAKNNKQLLQRYPRQKAAIMRNAARVLFKTGKPRMARRLLLASIAHYPPSTMTVLESLSRKLRGGVTLAGQRLGLVQSG
- a CDS encoding glycosyltransferase family 2 protein; translated protein: MNAIAEPAERLAIIIVAYNSADALPGLLDSIQQHRTEVARLDVVVIDNDSHDDSVAISQAHPVGAIVVPTRRNGGYAAGINIGAALAGPEAHLLILNPDTRLQPGTMRLLLERIADPRIGVAVPKLLHDDGTLAASLRREPSVITAWSDALVGTAVAARMGLGEIVASKDLYEKGGEIEWASGAALLVSAEARRAVGEWDESFFLYSEEVDYLRRVRVAGFTPAYVAQAHVTHKGGAYHESTYLSALMTTNRIRYFRRHHGPLATWAFRMALIVGSTMRTPLGRGHRAALRAALAG
- a CDS encoding glycosyltransferase family 4 protein, whose protein sequence is MKILVFAHKLEVGGTQVNAIELAAQMRDAHGHDVVLFAVPGPMVALVEDKGLRYIPAPTGAGYSPRRMRALYRLAQAEHLDLIHVWDAPQYLEAMFAVHLWTRVPMVVTSMAMVVNNEFPRHIRTTFGTPDLVAQAVRSGRRASPLLPPVDTDFNQPDPAQGQDFRERHSFSESDIVLVTVSRLVHWMKAESLRDTIEAVRSLGHDLPLHFVIVGDGTARPEIEALSEEVNRELGRTAVHVIGPMLDPRPAYAAADIVIGMGGSALRGMAFAKPVIVVGEQGFSGAFTPETAPSFLQMGIYGLGDGQSGRAQLTRHIAELAAAPERLAELGAFGRAFVTRNFSLAQVASDLHQLMADCVVAQPSFGQFAADMTRTTALFVAHRLLPYQWRARLSWAKSRHRQQLLTSVQFRGQASATLDLPTNPTAPSQGAGPPA
- a CDS encoding FkbM family methyltransferase, with the translated sequence MRSVGITATLRGAVRSTLLHLQRPQHAQIKLASGPVIEFDYPSQVPTALVMFGDLIDPEFAFLRRIARTDWIVADIGAAIGQFALFAGCLPVACVHAFEPSGANIRTLQRNIERNRLADRVHIHQLALGEAEYEAVFETTDHTWVSRLAQSSGHSGAVEQTETVQVRTLAGELEHLGVDHLSLLKINVAGFETAVLAGAEPLLRRGGADILVLLLGLASLPEYAKLAGWGYRFFYFHPREAALYEVTQFDAAAVLDHRPWPARHIIAIHNAALARGLIGDLAVRKPHAAPAAPEPRELELS